The Deltaproteobacteria bacterium genome includes the window GCTATCCATATCCCCAATACCTCTTTCATCCCTTCAAGGTTTATCCCAAAGGCTATGTACAACGCTTTGTTCTTTATCTGGTTGCTCTCTGTAACTTTGTAAAAGACCGCATCCATGTAGATGATGCTATACACTTCTTCAAGAGGCCTGTTCCTCCATTCGGATACGATGGGGATTATCTTGTCCGTTATCCTGCTTATGCTCTCTGTTGAGAGCACAGAACCGTATATCTCTTCCATGTGTGCCTGTATATCCTTGTAGGTCATTCCACGCGCATACATGGATAATATGCGGTCTTCTATGGAGGCTATGCTCCGTTGGTGCTTCTTGACCACCACCGGTTCATATTCGCCTTTGCGATCACGGGGAATCGAAAGCTCTATTTTTCCATGTGAACTGTTGATCGTCTTTTTCGTATAACCATTTCGGGAGTTATCCGTTTCTTTGTTCCTGTAATCGTGTTTGGAATATCCGAGCTCTTCTTCCAGTTCTGCTTCAAGCATTTCTTTAATGACATCGCCAAAGAGCTCTTTAACCAATTCTTCTGCATCTTCTGTGGTCTTTAATTTCCTCTCCCTTACCAATTTCTTCAATGCTTCCCTGTCAAAATTTCCCATCT containing:
- a CDS encoding IS256 family transposase codes for the protein MGNFDREALKKLVRERKLKTTEDAEELVKELFGDVIKEMLEAELEEELGYSKHDYRNKETDNSRNGYTKKTINSSHGKIELSIPRDRKGEYEPVVVKKHQRSIASIEDRILSMYARGMTYKDIQAHMEEIYGSVLSTESISRITDKIIPIVSEWRNRPLEEVYSIIYMDAVFYKVTESNQIKNKALYIAFGINLEGMKEVLGIWIAESESSKYWLGVLNELKNRGVKGVMFFSIDGLVGMEEAIGAVYPRAKIQRCVVHQIRYSMKFVAWKDRKAFAADLKKVYKADTKEAAQNALQAFEEKWGEKYPFSIKSWKDNWESLSTYFAYPKEIRTLIYTTNPIESLNRQLKKVTKNRGVFPNDMALMKLAYLAINNISKKWKLRLRDWDKILAVLMIEFDWVKSFV